A stretch of Desulfovibrio desulfuricans DSM 642 DNA encodes these proteins:
- a CDS encoding tetratricopeptide repeat protein: MKILRRVCGKGLTLCLCLVFAGFLCACKDQSMVGDDLSAARTAVSLRDWSLAERLLERYLREARDADLRWEAWQQLLVVLNAAGQEPRATLECLETMLAEFADNDARSAVILRRMGEVNEGLRRYGRAADAWNAYIGLAGLSAEQTVDGYRRLAAMQFNLRRFDAGEDTLQQCLALPMADHDKIMCMYDLADQNMARERWQDVADLCQQILDSDPDKILRGLAGYLLADALEQLGKGKEALKNFELARDDYPNPSVIDNRIAHLRKKLKK, from the coding sequence ATGAAAATATTGCGGCGGGTTTGCGGCAAGGGTTTGACCCTGTGTCTGTGCCTGGTTTTTGCTGGCTTTTTGTGCGCTTGCAAAGACCAGAGCATGGTGGGCGATGACCTTTCCGCAGCCCGCACCGCAGTTTCTTTGCGTGACTGGTCCCTTGCCGAAAGGCTGCTTGAGCGTTATCTGCGTGAGGCACGGGATGCTGATCTGCGTTGGGAAGCGTGGCAGCAGTTGCTGGTTGTGCTCAATGCCGCCGGGCAGGAACCTCGCGCCACCCTTGAATGCCTTGAAACCATGCTGGCGGAATTTGCAGATAATGACGCCAGAAGCGCTGTTATTTTGCGGCGTATGGGCGAGGTAAACGAGGGTTTGCGGCGTTATGGCCGTGCCGCGGACGCCTGGAATGCTTATATAGGTCTTGCAGGCCTGTCGGCGGAGCAGACTGTGGATGGTTACCGCAGGCTGGCGGCCATGCAGTTCAACCTGCGCCGGTTTGACGCAGGCGAAGATACCTTGCAGCAGTGTCTTGCTCTGCCCATGGCGGATCATGACAAAATAATGTGCATGTACGACCTTGCCGACCAGAATATGGCAAGGGAACGCTGGCAGGATGTGGCTGACCTTTGTCAACAGATACTGGACAGCGATCCGGACAAGATTCTGCGTGGTCTGGCGGGCTATTTGCTGGCTGATGCCCTTGAACAGCTCGGTAAGGGAAAAGAAGCCCTGAAAAACTTTGAACTGGCCCGCGACGATTATCCCAATCCGTCGGTCATTGATAATCGCATTGCGCATCTGCGCAAAAAACTGAAGAAGTAA